From one Bacteroidia bacterium genomic stretch:
- a CDS encoding DUF4249 family protein — MQQEVEIKLPDYQEQYAVECYLNPGFPYQLFLSKTQAFSDTVPFAMVSGAFVVIKSNNTEIILFETTPGVYESADTVPMDYDNMYFLEIETATGERISSSTSIIPPAVVDSVQTFYGQTDEAAIVIFFTDTSHYSEYFLLNIFSDQSHIDYFSKGEYNGSSTPYVSPFRYEKGDELGVEVSSISKEYYEFIRSYKMAQESNNRPITEPPFLQSNIVGGTGIFTGYSLSLRIIVVE, encoded by the coding sequence ATGCAACAGGAAGTAGAAATTAAATTACCGGATTACCAGGAGCAGTATGCGGTAGAGTGTTATCTTAATCCGGGATTTCCGTATCAGTTGTTTTTATCCAAAACCCAGGCATTTTCTGATACAGTTCCTTTTGCAATGGTATCGGGTGCTTTTGTGGTGATTAAAAGTAATAATACCGAAATTATACTTTTTGAAACGACCCCTGGGGTTTATGAGTCGGCCGATACTGTGCCAATGGACTATGACAATATGTATTTCCTGGAAATAGAAACAGCAACAGGCGAACGAATTTCAAGTAGCACTAGTATAATTCCTCCTGCTGTGGTGGATTCTGTGCAAACATTTTATGGGCAAACTGATGAAGCTGCAATTGTTATTTTTTTTACTGATACTTCACACTATAGCGAGTATTTTCTTTTGAATATATTCTCTGATCAAAGCCATATTGACTATTTTTCTAAAGGAGAATATAATGGAAGTTCCACTCCTTATGTGTCTCCTTTCCGATATGAGAAGGGGGATGAACTGGGCGTTGAAGTAAGCTCCATATCGAAGGAATATTACGAGTTCATAAGAAGCTATAAAATGGCGCAAGAGTCAAATAACCGACCTATAACAGAGCCTCCTTTTTTACAATCAAATATAGTTGGGGGTACCGGGATTTTTACCGGTTATTCCTTAAGCTTAAGAATTATAGTGGTAGAGTGA
- a CDS encoding glycosyltransferase: MISIITSVHNQLGMNKLFLENLREKTKLPFELIVVDNNSTDGSREYFTANADKIITNNANYSYPHCQNQGIAVAQFNHLAFFNNDIIVTRNWDTRILKLMEDNQIEVASFATNDHLESKEAHKIMSRRWKRSKNPIHKTLGTGYPMLKLMLWLMYRDLDKFGEQRFEKFGYNTIEGYSGSCIIMKKNVLDKIGHWDNRILGSDFDLFNRVKVRSIEKGDIKPIQLAMGIYIHHFQRLTLRSNREPFADQDNFITLEEKWGDRTATLRSDIIG; encoded by the coding sequence ATGATCAGTATCATCACTTCTGTCCATAATCAGCTTGGAATGAATAAGCTGTTCCTTGAGAATCTCAGAGAGAAAACCAAACTTCCTTTTGAGCTTATTGTAGTAGATAATAACTCTACAGATGGCTCCAGGGAATATTTTACAGCAAATGCCGATAAAATAATTACAAACAATGCTAACTATAGCTATCCGCACTGTCAGAATCAAGGAATTGCAGTAGCTCAGTTTAACCATCTCGCATTTTTCAACAATGACATCATTGTAACCCGAAATTGGGATACTCGGATACTTAAGCTAATGGAGGATAACCAAATTGAAGTGGCTTCTTTTGCCACCAACGATCATTTGGAATCAAAAGAGGCCCATAAAATAATGAGCAGGAGATGGAAGCGTTCTAAAAATCCGATTCATAAAACCCTCGGTACAGGCTATCCTATGCTGAAATTAATGCTATGGTTAATGTATCGCGACCTCGATAAATTTGGAGAGCAACGCTTTGAAAAATTTGGCTATAATACCATAGAAGGCTATAGTGGCTCTTGCATTATAATGAAAAAGAATGTGCTTGATAAAATTGGCCACTGGGACAATCGGATATTGGGCAGCGACTTTGATCTTTTCAACCGGGTAAAAGTGAGATCTATTGAAAAAGGAGACATCAAACCAATTCAGCTTGCTATGGGTATTTATATACACCATTTCCAACGTTTAACACTGCGGTCAAATCGTGAACCCTTTGCAGATCAGGATAATTTTATTACCCTAGAAGAAAAATGGGGAGACCGTACAGCAACATTAAGAAGCGACATTATTGGGTAA
- a CDS encoding glycosyltransferase: MKILIIYNGKIPVLHYGGTQRVLWSEGKDLTALGHNVVYLAGKGSECPFAEVRIYDPSLPLNNQIPPDVDVIHSHVLLNTPITEKPVMFTIHGNGKPNETFDINAVFVSRNHAERHGSNQFVPNGLDFNLLGKVNLSTPRQHLLFLGKASRREKNLRGCIKLARRADKKLAVIGGRGFDIWGRTKYYGMIGGHKKNEVLQKTDALLFPVRWHEPQGLAILESLYFGCPVFGTTYGSLPEIVHDEVGFLSNSYSELVEAIKNSGEFDRKKCHEYIVEKFNSMRMTKKYISLFEKIIAGKTLNTQLPKALIQKKQELLPILD; this comes from the coding sequence GTGAAAATACTTATAATATATAACGGAAAAATTCCGGTGCTACATTATGGCGGCACTCAGCGTGTGCTATGGTCTGAGGGAAAAGACTTGACAGCTTTGGGGCATAACGTTGTTTATCTTGCGGGAAAGGGTTCTGAATGCCCATTTGCCGAAGTAAGGATATATGATCCATCATTGCCGCTGAATAATCAAATTCCTCCAGATGTAGATGTAATACATTCCCATGTATTATTGAATACGCCAATCACGGAAAAACCGGTCATGTTCACCATTCATGGAAATGGTAAACCGAATGAAACATTTGATATTAATGCAGTCTTTGTTTCGCGAAATCATGCTGAACGACATGGATCAAACCAATTTGTTCCAAATGGACTTGATTTTAATCTGCTGGGAAAGGTGAATTTATCAACTCCCCGACAACATCTGCTCTTTTTAGGAAAAGCAAGTAGACGAGAAAAAAATCTAAGGGGCTGCATTAAATTAGCAAGAAGAGCGGATAAGAAACTCGCTGTAATCGGAGGAAGGGGATTTGACATTTGGGGCAGAACAAAATACTATGGAATGATAGGAGGCCATAAAAAGAATGAAGTCCTACAGAAAACCGATGCTCTTCTCTTCCCCGTCAGGTGGCATGAGCCTCAAGGATTAGCTATTTTAGAAAGCCTTTATTTCGGCTGTCCGGTATTTGGTACAACCTATGGCTCCCTGCCGGAGATTGTTCACGATGAAGTTGGCTTTCTTTCCAACAGCTACTCAGAGCTAGTCGAAGCCATAAAAAATAGTGGTGAATTTGATCGTAAAAAATGCCATGAATACATTGTAGAAAAATTTAATTCAATGAGAATGACCAAAAAATATATTTCTCTGTTTGAAAAGATCATAGCAGGAAAAACTCTTAACACCCAACTACCTAAAGCACTAATTCAAAAAAAGCAAGAGCTGCTTCCTATCCTGGATTAA